The genomic region GGAATGTCAGCCCTAAGAAGATTTTTCTTATAAGTAATAATTGAAATTGAAGTTTTTAGTTCATTTCACATTACAAGAAATCAATCCCTGTAAGTGAAATGAAGTCAATCTAAGTGAAATACGAAACAAACAAGTATACGGAAATTAATTTTATTCAAATATGAAACTTAATAAGCACCTTATAAATGTGATATAAACAAAAACTAGATCAAAATATATATATGATTCATGGTTTCCTTATAAAACAGTAATGAACACATACTTATTAATAGTTAATCTTAAAAATATATTCAAAATGCATAATATAAAATCTTAACAAAAGGAATTGTACATTAGTAAAAGATTAATACTGTTTGCAGCAATGTAACAAAGAATTAATGCAGTACATAATAGTTCAATATTTGAAATAATTGGCGCTATAGCATAATGACAAATCGTTCAAAAAACAAAGCACACCAATAAAACGTTCAGGTTAATCCAAATATGTACAATGTGTTAAACTTTAATTAACGACACACTACTAAGGAAATTATAAATAACAAcggtaagaacaagaaaattagttcAGGGATTCATACATTTAAGTTTGCAATCAGTACACACTTCATTAGTAGTTTCATTGCAACAACAAAACGAAAAGAAATAACATTAAGGTAAATATAACTGAGGACAATTTTTGATCGTGTGTGTTGGCGATCGACATTTGCTGCAAAACCTTGACTGGACAACACCCAACACACCACCCGGATGTTTGGTCTTCTGGTCCGGTGTTTTCCCACGTTCTTCTTCTTGATGTTTGCTTCCATGCTAGACATGTACCTCTTATTTGAAGGTCTACCGTTCTTCTTCATTATAGCAGGCGCAAGAATTGAAGAAACCGGAATTGAAATATTGTTTGTGGTATCAACAATTTGAAGACCTGAATCAGCAACTTCATTGACTTGCTGTTGAACACCAGAATGTGTAGTTACTTCATCTTCAGGGATTGATCCATATCCGACCTAGCATGTAGTTGTCTTTGAAAGTCTGTGCTCATGTAATTCCTTCTTGCAGCGAGTAAAATTAGACTTTGCAATTGCAAAAGCTTCTTGATCATTTTCAGCTTCATTAACTATATCTATTGCAGCAAAATATAATAGCTTGTGCCTAAATGATCTCGATTCCTCGTTCGTGTCGCTGATATACTTCTCCAACTTATTGTTGAAACTAGATGACCTTGCTTGCTTTGTCCACCGCTTCATTATATGACAATCTGGAATTTTGCAGACACCTCGGTGCACAAAAATTTAGGACAAAAAACAACAACGAACAAAATTAGTTGCTTTCAGATATAACATCATATTTAACAATTCAAATTTCTGAGATTCATACCGCTAGGACGTGGCTACAAAGAACACCAAAATGTTCGTAAAGTCCACATTCACAAGTGTAATATCCAATAGACTCGTCTACTTTGATTTTGTATATTACTTTCGACCACGATTCCCTAGACTCGGCCTGGACGTGCTTCACAACAAAAGTATGTTCCTCCATGCTAGGAAGCACAAGGTATGATGTTGACTTAATGAGCTCCTTCTTGAATAGATTATAAACCTTTGCAGTATAGATAACTGAAGCATGCTTCTCCATTGGATATCCAAAATGGACCTTAATTATTTTCTGCATTTATTTATAGAAAATTAGATTTAAATTTTTTTTAACAAAACATACATATAGCAACAAATTACTATCGTAAAATAGTACAAAAGTGGATTTTACAAAATTTTCACCTGTTTGTTTTTCCTTTCGGCATCTGCGTCACAACTCTCACGATCGTCTATAAGCTTAGTGTACTGGGTAATGAATGCAtttattgaagaattgcataccgtATGTATCTTCAGCATAAAGTTTGCACACTCACTACGTTGAGTGCTACACATTCTAGCACAGAAAACtttgctaaaatatggtttagccCATTTGTGCCTACACTCGTAGGCTCTAGTCATAAAAGGATGTTCCTGCAAACAATATTTTACCGTAACGAAATTCCAGGCATATTCAAACTCTTCTACAGTTAGCATGTGGTTCACTAGCTTATGGAAATCATCGGCAAATGTTTTGTGCTTGCTATAGACAGCACCAAGAAGTTCATGAGCCCGCTTAAGAACATGCCATTTGCACCATCTATGTTCTGCATGAGTGAAAACTTTCCGGACTGCATTTCCAATTGCTCTAGCCTGATCTGAAATAAAGTATGATGGAAAATAATGTATTAAGAACATATAATTGCAAAATTTAGTCCTAGCAAATTACTTAATTTAGTTTGTGAAGAATCTCATACACTAAACATGAAATAAACAAGCCAGACGTAAAGGTCTTTCAAAAGTATTGTTTACCTGTAAGAATAGTAACTGGGTGTTTTCCACCCATCATAGCAACAAATTGCTTAAAAGCTCAACAAAAATTCTCTTCCTTCTCATTAGTCAAGAACACTCTAGCGAATATTACACTCTCAAAGTGGTTACTAACTCCTACAAACATACCAAATGGAATTTTGTAGATGTTTGTTCCATAAGTAGTGTCAAAAGTTATTGCATCTCCAAAGTGATTATATAATGATCTACTCCTCCCAGTAGTCCACATTAGTGACTTTAGCCTGTTGTCATCATCCACCTGTGCACAGAAAGCAAATCTATCGTCCATTGCTATCATATCACGGAAATTCTCCAGTGTCTTAGCAATGTCGTCCTGAAGGGTTTCACTTGCAATCTGAGAACAAACAGTACGCAACTTGCGCTTACAGAATGGTACTTTCTTTGTTGATCCATAGAAACCTGCTACTATAGAATTAGCCCTTGTGAGTGATACATTATTCTCCCAAAGATTCTTTATTAAATCTCTGATTGGCTTGTCAATATGTTGATGTGAATGCAGGTGCTTTTTCTCACTGCAAGATTCCACAAGGGAATGATTGTGTTCCTCCCTAAAAACTTTGACATACCATTCTGAATTATCATTAAGATTTACCCTGAGTGTTGCCTTGCAACCACATCTAGTAGTGGCATATTTAGTAGTCTTGTTGATTCCCTGCACAGTAAATTGATGTATCAGATTGAATGTCATTAAAAATAGTAATACATTCTACAATTATGTTTTAAAAATCCAGCATAGTACAATATGATCATTTTTAACAAATTTACTTACGGATCGTTGGCAAATTAATTCCTGCATAGTTTGTACGCCTTTGGAATTAATAAAATTATCACCATATCTAATACTGAAACGAAGCACCCAAGAATAAGTATTGTAGAAGTCATATGCTTCTGCCTTTGATGAAAACTTCATACCAACAACCGGCCTTAACATTTGAACAGAAGTGTCTTCACAAAAACTTCTAATTTCGTGTTCAACAGCTCCAACTTGTCCTCCTCTATCCAAAACAAATATACATCTATAAATCAAACTCCCAATACATATTAAGTatgaaaaaatatattaaaaagttCTTACTTACTCAAGGTATCGTTCATTAGAATCAGACTCCTCAGTGTGAACATTGTATGCAGAAAATAAGTAGTCCTGATCTAGATTTTCAGGCCCAGATATCATATCTGTAATTTCAACGGTGTCTTTGATACATTCAAGACGGGACTGAACTTCATTTGAGTCATCAGCATAATCGTAAGTGTCCACCCTGTTTGAAATCATGATTACAAGTTCATGTACATCAATAATTTTATGTAAACTACATCGAAGGGTTGTCATAATGGAATTTATGTATTTTACCTTAAATTTGGTCTCGAAAGTACATCATTGTCTTCTGAGCAATAAGGTCTATCAGAAAAGCAAGAACTATCTTCGGGTAATGACTTCAGATTGTTCCTAAATTGATAATGAATTAGTTACTACATAAGCAAAATTTGTAATAATAAATTTAAAAGTTAGGTGCAAACATATTAAAACTTATTATGAAGTATGTCAACTTACTGTTGATTCAAATTTGACATTGGCTGCTCAACCATGTTTAGTAGTGCCATAAAACTGCCCGGGATGCTGTCCCTCTCACTATCCATATTAACCTACAACCTCAACGGATTTCCAATAGGTTAAATTAATATTCCTACTTTCCAACCAAATAAGATAAAAGAATGACCGTGCTATAATAATTCAATAAACTTGCATAACAGTAAATAGCAGGGGATTAATTTATAACACAACAGAAAAGGATCAATATCCTACAAGGAAGTTGTCAAATAGCAGGGGATAAACTAACCTTTTTTGCTTTCCTCGGCGTCGAACAGATTGATGGCCCGCTAAGATATTGGAAAAAAGAGGGACCTAGAGATCCCAGTAAGTAGCTTTATACGATTCCAATCTCCAATCAGATCTTATCTGGGCTACGGCAGCTTCATGGCTTCAAATCTGATTACCAAATTGACGCATAAGATTCCTAAGATTCCGAACTTGAGGACAAACCAGTTGTTATTAGAACTTGAGGAGAACCAATGGCCACGCAGAGAGAGAGAACTTGACTCACCAATCTACTCATACACTCGGCAAGAACTTGAGGAGAAACAATGGCGACAGAGAGAGAAAGAATATTAATGGCGGAAACAGAGGAGACGGAGGTCTGGACGAGAAGGATAAGAAGAATAAATATCCCCAAGTGGTGGGCTTCATTAGATTATATTCTATACGACCTGTCAGACTGCACAGTTGTATTCTCATTGTATAAGTTTACCGCTGCGATTACTAACTTATACGGACGCTGGCGGCACAGATCTTGACGAAAGTGAGGAACGGTGGATCTAACACCGGTACCTACCGGCACCGGTAGAAAAACTTAGTCGTGGTGCGCAGGGCGTGCCTGATCAGGAGCTGAAAGGACACTAACCCGATCAATAGACATGTACACGACCATAGATATGGAATTGCGTGGAATTTTTTTCATGGACCTGACATCATATCTAGTAGGACTAAGTAGCGCACACACTAAAAGAATTTTCATGGAGTATATTTTACAAAATGCAGATGCTAGCCAAGCATATCTATGGTGCGTCCACGCAATTCCATATCGCTGATCCCAGTGGTTGCTGATCTTGCGGCCAGGACTTACCTTGGACGCCTCGTAATCCATGTTGGTGAAACAGTGGACAATCAGTTCGTGCCCACGGCCGCGATGGATCACGCCTTCACGCACGAAGCGACCGACGAGCTGCTCGCGCAGTCCGGGTCGCCGGCCCACAGCCGTGATGAGCAGCTTCAGAGAGGCCATCCTGCATCATGCAGATGAAGGCAACACAAGTTCAGCAGCAAGGTTCACCACCCACAGGGCACAGCTCTAGTACCATACTTTGTTTCTTGTACCCACAGTAATAATATCGCGACAGAATCACAGCAGGTGTTGCGATCGAAATTGCTTGGTTGATTAGCTAGCCGTCTATGCCATAGATGGAGATGTTAATTTAGTGCTGTAATTTGGACATGCGAATCCCAATGGTAAATTAGTTTAGATCAAACTGTCAGCACTGAAATAGCAGGGAGGATTCGTTGATCTGTGAACGTACCCATCGTCGGACATCCAGACGAAGTCGGGCACGGCTCccacgatggcctcgagctcgatGCGCCGCCCAATGAAGCTGCCCAGCAGCGCGGCGAACACGGCATGCCCCTGCTCATTCCCCCATGATGCTGCTCGCGGCGTAGTTCACGAATCCGTCGAGCACGCGCTGGCGAATGTCGTCGCCACCCTCTTGGTGCAGTAGCAGTTGGACCACGAGCGGCGAGGACGCCGGGGACATCGCCAGCTCCTCCAGCACCATCGGGTCCTCGCGCAGCTGCGATcggacctcctccagcctcgagCGTACTGAATCGGCGGCTCCCTCCTCGCGTAGCGTTGCGGCGGCTACGGCCAGGTCGGCGCCGCGTACCTCTGCTGCAGCAGCGGCtgctgcctcgacgacgacgacgggtCCCTGCGCGCCATCATGTTGAAGTTGGTGCTGGGGATGGAGGCCGGGGGGCGCGGGGGGGTTGCGCGGATCCATGGCGTTCAGTTGTTCGCTGGTGCTGGAGTTCGCCGTATGCGGCGATGGCGCCATCGGCGGGCGGGGCCCGGAGAGTAGAGCTTGGCGGTTCGCTGCTGGTGCGGCCGTATGCTGGTGCGGCGGCGGGATCCGCGGCGGTGGCGCCGCCAGAGGAACGGAGGCGGGGACGCGTGGCACGCCTGGCAAGTACAGCGTCTGCGCGTCCATCGTCCGCATTTGGGGCGCGACGCGAAGCGCTTCGTCCAAAAGACccaccggcggggtcggcggcATCCGCCCCAGCAGCACGGGCGGAAtcgggcgctgctgctgctgctgcggtggcggcggcggcgtcgacgacgacgaggcctcCCCGCGGCCACCGCCGGGGTAGGGTGCGGCGCGGCGCGGCTGGATTGGGGCTACCCCCTTCCCCTTGCGGTCGCGCGCATCCATGACTTGTAAGCTTCGATTGCTCTGGGGTTTTGGATTGCTGGGATTTGAGGAAATGGAGATGGAATGAATTGGACGAGGGCTTGCACCGCGTGTTTATATAGTGGGAGAGGGGCGGCGGCCGGGTGAGGGTGAGACGGCAGAGGAGGGACACCCGGCCGAGTTATACGGggatgggaggggaggggaggggccagCTGGCACGGCACCTGCGTTAACTGAAGTTTGTTAAGATTTGATCCCATAATGATCTTGTGTTCTTGACTGGCCTACGACCCTTCGTTTAGATATTGGATGGAAATGGGGTGGCTGTTTTGTAGGAGAGTTTGATCGTCCATTCTTATTGACACTAATCTAGGAGCCGTTCGGTAATATAGCTATGTTGTACTGTACATAGATAAGCCACAAGATGACGTTTTCTTTCGAGTGCGGATTTTTGGTGCCCGAGCTCCATGGAGTCtgtttttaaaaaataaataaaatcacattttaaaatttcaaaaaaaagaaataaatccGTGGAAACTTAGGTGTTTTCCGCACGAACATGTAAAAAATCGTTTGAAAATATTATGATTATGTATGCTGTACAAAAAAGACTATATTCTGGCCCAACAAAAAAAAGTCAGCCCATTTTGGAAATACATATTTGTCTTTTTTTCACCCCACGTGTGG from Triticum aestivum cultivar Chinese Spring chromosome 4A, IWGSC CS RefSeq v2.1, whole genome shotgun sequence harbors:
- the LOC123085207 gene encoding protein FAR1-RELATED SEQUENCE 5 isoform X1; this translates as MDSERDSIPGSFMALLNMVEQPMSNLNQQNNLKSLPEDSSCFSDRPYCSEDNDVLSRPNLRVDTYDYADDSNEVQSRLECIKDTVEITDMISGPENLDQDYLFSAYNVHTEESDSNERYLEGGQVGAVEHEIRSFCEDTSVQMLRPVVGMKFSSKAEAYDFYNTYSWVLRFSIRYGDNFINSKGVQTMQELICQRSGINKTTKYATTRCGCKATLRVNLNDNSEWYVKVFREEHNHSLVESCSEKKHLHSHQHIDKPIRDLIKNLWENNVSLTRANSIVAGFYGSTKKVPFCKRKLRTVCSQIASETLQDDIAKTLENFRDMIAMDDRFAFCAQVDDDNRLKSLMWTTGRSRSLYNHFGDAITFDTTYGTNIYKIPFGMFVGVSNHFESVIFARVFLTNEKEENFC
- the LOC123085207 gene encoding uncharacterized protein isoform X3, which gives rise to MDSERDSIPGSFMALLNMVEQPMSNLNQQNNLKSLPEDSSCFSDRPYCSEDNDVLSRPNLRVDTYDYADDSNEVQSRLECIKDTVEITDMISGPENLDQDYLFSAYNVHTEESDSNERYLEGGQVGAVEHEIRSFCEDTSVQMLRPVVGMKFSSKAEAYDFYNTYSWVLRFSIRYGDNFINSKGVQTMQELICQRSGINKTTKYATTRCGCKATLR
- the LOC123085207 gene encoding protein FAR1-RELATED SEQUENCE 5 isoform X2, translated to MMGGKHPVTILTDQARAIGNAVRKVFTHAEHRWCKWHVLKRAHELLGAVYSKHKTFADDFHKLVNHMLTVEEFEYAWNFVTVKYCLQEHPFMTRAYECRHKWAKPYFSKVFCARMCSTQRSECANFMLKIHTVCNSSINAFITQYTKLIDDRESCDADAERKNKQKIIKVHFGYPMEKHASVIYTAKVYNLFKKELIKSTSYLVLPSMEEHTFVVKHVQAESRESWSKVIYKIKVDESIGYYTCECGLYEHFGVLCSHVLAIFVHRGVCKIPDCHIMKRWTKQARSSSFNNKLEKYISDTNEESRSFRHKLLYFAAIDIVNEAENDQEAFAIAKSNFTRCKKELHEHRLSKTTTC